The genomic stretch CGTATACATTGATTCTTATTGATGGACAGCGTCAAAATACTTCTGGAACTGTTTCTCCAAATGGGTTTGGCGAGTTTGCAAGCAGTTTTATGCCACCACTAGCATCTATTGAAAGAATTGAAGTAATACGTGGACCAATGTCAACCTTGTACGGCTCAGATGCAATGGGGGGCATCATTAATATCATTACTAAAAAAGTAACTGATGATTGGACTGGAAGCGTTACGTTAGAAAATAGCATTCAAGAAAATAGTGATATCGGGAACAGTTTCAAAACCAGCGCCTTTTTAAATGGACCCCTGATTAAAGATAAACTGGGCTTACAATTACGTGGTGATTTTTATCATCGTGACGATTCAGAACGCATAGCGCCTCCAACAAAGACCATGGACCAAGGCTCTCAGGGCCGTGATCCTCGTACAGTTGAAGCCAACAACTATAATATAGGGACTAAACTGACCTATAAATTGAATGATCAAGTCAGTAGCTGGATTGATCTAGATCATGCCGAACAACGCTATGACAATACAGACTCTCGTTTAGGCGAACAATATGAATACAAGAAAACTGGTGGGATTTCTGCTCTTGGATCTTATGAAGATGAACTAAAGTTTATGCGTGATCGTATTTCTGTTGGTGTTGATGCTGATTTAGATTTCGGTACTTGGACAACTTTCGCAAGTCAGGTCAAAACAAAACAAGAAGGTCGCCGCCTTCCTGTAGGTGATGTGCCACAATTTAACTACTACTCTGATGGAACTCAGGGCAGAAAGCTTGAAAATACAGACCTAACTATAGACTCAAGATTTATTCTACCGCTAAACAATCATAAGCTTACAGTTGGTGCAGAATATAAAGATAATAAAACTATCGATACCGCTGCCGGAAATGGCATTAAATTTAAACAGGATTCATGGTCTTTGTTTGCTGAGGATGAGTGGAGCTTGAAAGAAAACCTCACACTTACCTTTGGTGGACGTTATGAAGATCATAGCGCCTTTGGTGGTGAGTTCACTCCACGCGCTTATTTGGTTTGGAATACCAATGACTATTGGACATTAAAAGGTGGTGTGAGCACGGGTTATAAAGTCCCGACTGCGAATGACTTACATGATGGTATTAACGGCTTTACAGCACAAGGCCGTAGCGTAACGCTTGGTAACCCTAACCTCAAGCCAGAGAAAACAACAAACTACGAGCTAGGTTTTATCTTTGATAATTTAAATAACTTCACTTTAACTACGACAGGTTTCTATACAGAATTTAAAGACATTATTATTTCAAATGCACAGTCATTTGAAAATTGCTTATGGGAAGATCGTAAACCCGGAACAGCACCTGCAACTAACTGCATGACTGTTGGTAACTTTTCTTATCAAGAAAACTTCACCTTCAAGGGTAATGCAGACAAAGCCAAAAGCTATGGCGTTGAATTAAGTGCAAAATATGATATCAATGATGCTTTTAATATCAAAGCCAATTACACATGGTTAGAGTCTGAAATCACTGAAGGTAAAACAAAAGGTCAGTCCATCGAGAATACGCCTCGACATGCAGCAAATTTAACAGGTACTTGGTTTGTTAATGATAAGCTTTCAACTTGGCTCGAAGCAGAATACAAATCAAAACGCACCCGTTTTACAGACCCAATGCAAAATATAAATACTATTCGTGAAGCAGAAATAACCAATAACGAATTAAAAGGTTATGAGTTATTTAATTTGGGAGCATCTTATAAGGTAAGTAACCAAGTTACACTTTCTGGCCGTGTTAACAATCTATTCAATAAAGATTTTGGGGATTATAGAAGTTACATCAATACAAATGGCGATACTGTAAACGCATTTTTATACAATAAGACGACTTCAGCAACTGCCGGAACTTATATCCCAGACCGCAATTACTGGTTGGCCGTGACCTACAATTTCTAATACAACGTACACTGAACAACGTGAGTCAAGCTCTAAAACCCTAGTCAATCTAGGGTTTTTTTACGACTTATCACATTTAACGAATCACAACTTTATTTTTACCACCGATAGCTTTACTTCATCAATTAAGTTTTAGCAGGCCCACTTTAAAGTAGACATGATCTCGTTCACACCCTTTCATTCAAAACCTCAACTGCGTTTAATTCGGCATTTCTGCCTTAGTTATTTAGGTCTATTGCCATTTCATAATGGTAATCTGATAAAAATCCAAGCTAGAGCGACAGAATTTCCATAGTTCCCTTCAAGCTTGTCGTAACACCTAGCAACTCCCTTAAACTGTTTCAATCTTGCAAATGCATTTTCGATCAAGTGTCTGATTTTATATAAATACCAATCCATATCATCGTTGCTCAATTTTGTATTCAGTTTCTTTGGAATGTTTGCCTTGGTTTTTGTCTTTATAATTTGTCCCCTTAATTTTCCAGACATCAACACCTATTTTCTTTACTAGGCTAACAACCTCATTGCGTATTTGTGCAAAAGGCAGAAATGACTTCCTAATCTGTGCATTTTTACGCGGTGGAATAATAGGTATTCCACCTCGCTCGATAATGCTTTTATAGCATTGCTTCGCATCGTAAGCACCATCTCCATAGACTGTAATAATTTCCTCAGACTCCGGAATCTGATCGAGTAAATTAGGCAGCACTTCTGCATCACCAATGCTGTTACTTGTCACTTCTACTGCACGTATTTGCAAGGTTGCAGCATCGATAATGATATTTATTTTACGCCATTGTCTTCGATATTCTGCCTTATGCTTTTTACGCCTCCATTCATCTTCAGCTAATATTTTGATCCCTGTACTGTCCACTAAAAGATGCAAGCCTTGTTGGCTTCTTTGGTTGGGTATCTTGATATCAATCGTTTTTTGTCGTCTGGATAGTGTGGAGTAATCAGGTGCTGACCATGATAATCCAGTGATCTCAATTAAGCTTTCAACAAATCCAGTAACTTGCCTCAATCGTAGTTGAAAAAGGACTTTAAGCATGAGGTAACATTGGATTGCAGCATCTGAATATAACTGATTACGCCCGTGCTTGCCTTGTGATGGCATAATCCATTTGAGATCTTTACTGAACTAGATATCAATACGTCCACGCCTTTTAAATGCTTAGTTATATTCAGGCCAATTGAGGGTTTTATAACGAGGTTTGAGAGTATCTTTCATGCTAGCAATGTTGGGCACCAACCATTTATGTAAAAAAATCATTTTAATCTAAAAAACCAATAAAATTTAAAATCATTCAACTACATACTGCTTTAAAGCAAACGCAATATATACACCCCATTATTATAAATTAATATTTTCAACAAAATAATTAAAACTTCCAAAAATCTTAGTTACAACAATAGTAAATAAACATCTGATTACCCCCTATTAACCTTTAAAAATACAACCTCAATACCAACCAAACCAAATAATTAATATACTCATTAATTTACATTCATTATTTTCACTTAAACCAGTCTCAACCATCATTCAAACAACCCTATTAGCTCACCACCTTTTCCAGATACACAAAAAATTGACATACCTCCATCAATCAAAAAATGACACTCTGCTATGACATCAAAAAATAAACCACGAAATATGATTTACAAAAAACATATCAACTCAGATCACCACCCAGTATTAAGTCGCATTAATTAACAGGATAAAAAACTGATAAAAATACACTCAATTTTCACATAAAACTTAAACCAATTCACTTGATGTAACTATTTATTTATATTAAAAAACCACCAATTAATAATAATACACAAGCATCTAAAACAACCATATTTAAATTAATTTATACTTTTTAAAAAATAAAATTTAATGAAAAACCGTTAACAATAAATATCAATTAAAATAAAAAAACTATTGAAAATAAAGACACAAAACATCAGAATATGCCGATTGGTTAGATTTTTTGACTAATTGTTAAAAAAATACTAATTTCAATAGTGTATTACAAGTAAACAAAAAAGATATTACTTCTACATCAATTAGAGAATTACTATGAATAAATTTTTGAGTGCTATTTCAATATCAACATTAAGTATTTCATCTGTTTTCGCAGCGGATGGACTTATTACTATTAAAGGGCAAATTGTAGATACTACTTGCACAGTTTCGGTTAATGGTGGCGCTAAAGATACGACTGTAACTTTGCCAAAAGTATCATCTAGCTCATTAGGTGCTTCTGGACAAACTGCCGGCGCAACTCCATTTAGTATTGCTCTAAGTGGTTGTACTGGCGTATCAATGTCGACTGCTAGTACACACTTTGAGCCAGGCTCTCACGTAGATGGTCTAACTGGTCGTCTTAACAATGATCTTACAGCTGCGGATGCCGCGACAAATGTTCAAGTGGAACTGTTAAATAGTAAAATGAGTCCAATCAAAGCTGGTGCTGCGAATGCAGACCAAAATGACATTCCTGTAGATATCAGTACTGGTAGTGGTCTACTTAACTATTACGCTCAGTATTATGCTACTGATTTGGCGAGCCCAGGTGCTGTCTCTACATTAGTCAACTACACTATTACTTACCAATAATTTTGAAGAGGTAAGGGTAATTTCCCTTACCTCTATTTATTAAAATTAAATAAAAAATGAGGCTTGTTTTATGGTTACAAAATCATTCCTTATTATAATAATTCTAATATCTGGAATTTTTAATAATAATGCACTGGCAGAAGTTTCTATTAATGGAACAAGAATTATATTTAATGCTAAAGATAATGAGTCAAGAATTCAATTAAAAAATAATGGTAAGAGCCCTTACCTTTTACAATTGTGGATAGATGATGGTAACCCTAAGGCTCGTCCAGGTGAAAGTAATGTACCCTTTCTAATAAACCCTCCAGTTATTCGTATTGATCCTGAGAAAGGACAAGCGATACATATCACAGCGCCATCTATTACATTGCCGCAGGAGAAAGAATCTCTTTTCTGGTTCAATATGCTAGAGATCCCACCAAAATCAACTGCGACGGATGCCAGTACAAATCAATTGCAGTTAGCGCTTAGAACAAGAGTTAAGCTTTTTTACCGTCCCAACAATTTAATACCGGAACCAGTTGAGGCTTATAAGAATTTAACGTTCTCATTAAATGAAAATATATTAAGCGTTAAAAATCCATCACCTTATTATATTACATTTAGTAAAATTGAAATTCGAAAATCAAAAAACACAAAAATTCTAGGTTCCGTTGAAAAATTTCCTGAACATATGATTGCACCAAATGGGGAAATGAAGCTCCCCCTAACAATAAAAGAACCTTCAGAAATAAATAAAGCTAATTTATTCTATAATGTAATCAATGATTTTGGAGGAGAAACCATAAATAAAAAACCTCTAGACTCTATTATTAATATTAATTAATAAAACAACTTATAGATAAAATCTAAATATCTACATACCTCCTAACGTGATCAACTTACTTGAGCTTAACAACTTAGAAGAATGAATGTATTTAAATAAATAAAAAACCATTAGAAATCAAAGTACCCCATAACACAACTTAACTGAAGGATTTTGGAGAAAATATAACAAATGAGAAAATCTTGCAAAGTAAATGACAATATTATCAGCTCAAAATTTGGTTTAGCCAAAATTGCAAAATTAGTTATATTTTCTTTTTTTGTTTCCTCAAATGCTTTTTCCAAATCAAGTGATAATATCAATTTCAACAAAGCTTTTTTACGCTCAGCCATAGATATTAGTGCATATTCTCACGGTAATCCCGTTTCTGAGGGTAATCACTTCATTCATGTATATGTTAATAATGATTTGAAGGGGCGCACAAATGTGATGTTCAAAAATTCTGAAGCCAACTCTTCTGTAGCACAACCCTGTTTTAATACCAAACTAATCACAATGCTTGGTATTGATACAAAACTCATGACACCAGAAGGGTTAGCTCAACTGGAAAGTGGCGTTAAATGTACTCGTATAGGTGACTTATCTCATGAGTTAGCTGCTGATTATGATGTATCCACTCAACAGCTTAAAGTGCAAGCACCACAAAGTTACCTATCACGAAATGCTAAAGGTTACATCAATCCGGAACTTTGGGATAATGGTATTCCTGCAGCTAGTCTACAGTATGATTACAATGCTTGGCATTCTGAAGCATCAGATAACTCATCCTTTTCAACTCAATATCTTGGGCTTCGTGGCGGAGTGAATTGGGGTGCATGGCGTTTACGTTATCGTGGCGCTTTAAATTGGGATGAAAGCAATAGTTGGCGCTACAATAATTCGAATATCTACCTAGAACGAGCAATTGTTCCACTTCGCAGTAAACTCGTACTTGGTGAGTCGTCTACTGATGGTCAAGTATTTGATAGTATAGGGTTTAGAGGGGTGATGCTGGTGTCTGATGACCGTATGAAGGCGAACTCTCAACGCGGCTACGCACCTATCGTAAATGGAATTGCGAATACAAATGCCTTGGTACGTGTTAGCCAACGTGGAACTGTTATTTATGAAACCTCTGTCCCTCCAGGACCATTCACGATTGATGATCTCTATCCAACAGGTACTGGTGGAGATTTACTCGTAACAATTAAAGAAGCTGATGGCAGTGAGCGCAGCTTTAATGTTACTTATGCAAGTATTTCAGAGCTTTTACGCCCTGGTGTAACTCATTATTCAGTGATGGGTGGTAGCTTTCATGACAATGGTATAAATGAAAATCCAGAAATATTTTTAGCAACTGTACGTCACGGATTCAATAACTTGGTCACCGGGTACACGGGGGTATTAGGTGGGAAATACTACCAAGCGGTATCAGGTGGCGTTGCACTAAATACACCAATTGGCGCCATATCCTCTGATATTACTTATGCAAACACAATATTAAACGATGATCTCAAGAGTAAAGGGCACAGCATAAGATTTTCTTTTTCAAAAATTTTACCAGTTGTGAATACGAACATCACATTAGCAAGCTATCGCTATTCGAGCTCTGGATTTTACAATATTAATGACGCTATGCTGATGCGTTCAAATAATTGGGACGATACTGGTTGGCAGAATACAGGGATTGATCGCAAAAACCGCTTTCAATTCAGTGCCAATCAAAAGATTTCAGACACCCTTGGAAGCATTAGTATTAACGCTAGCATACAAGATTACTGGAATCGTGATCAACGAGATACAGAATATCAGCTTGGTTATAATAATAGCTTTAAATGGTTTAACCTTAGTGTTAATGCCAGTCGAACTAAAGATGTGATTAATAATGAATGGCAAAATAAAATCGCCCTAGGTATCTCTTTACCACTGGGCAAAAACTCTAAAGCCCCCTATCTCAACTCTACGTATATACATGAACAAGGTTATCAAGGCCTTCAAAACTCAATTTCTGGTAGTGCCGGCATAGACCAACAATATAATTACAGTTCTTATATTAATTTCGACAAGTATAGTGACACAGGTACTCAAACTACAGGTGGTATTAGTGGCAACTGGACTTCACCATGGGCAAGGTTAGGTGGTAACTTCTCAACGAGTAGAAACTATCAACAATATGGCATGCAATTATCAGGTGGAGTTATTGCCTACAGCAACGGATTAGTGTTAACACCAATTATGGGCGATACCATGGCCATTATTGAAGCCGAGCACGCAGGGGGTGCAAAAATCAATAATAATTCAAGCCTAAGCCTTGATAACAAAGGAAAAGCTGCTGTGCCATACCTAACACCATACCGTCTGAACACGATTGAGTTAAATCCAAAAGGATTATCTAATGACATAGTACTTCAAGAGACTAGTCACAATAGTGTGCCAACCGCAGGTGCAATTGTATTACTAAAATACAAAACCGATATCGGGAACTCAGTCTTGTTTAATGTGCGTCACCCCGTACAAGAATTACCTTTTGGGACCCCGTTGATGGACGAAAATAATGAAATTGTAGGTTATATTTCACAAGGCGGGCGTAGCTTTGTTCACACAAAGAAAGAAAAAGGTACTCTAAGCTTAAAATGGGGTACAGAAGATAGCCAAATATGCCAATTTAACTATGAACTAAATATTGAACCTTTAGAAAAAAATTCATTACGCCAACATGACGCTATATGCCAATAAAAGGAATCTATAGCATGAAAAAAACTATATTAATAAATATCTTACCAGTGCTATCTTTTGCAGGACTTTACAGTTCAGCTCATGCCGATGGCACATGGATCAACTGTAATCGGACCGATGGCTATTATCAATTTTATGACTCCGGTTCGGTTCAAGCTGGAAAGGATGCTGAAGTAGGTGATGTTCTTGGTGATTGGTTTACCTCCGCTAACCCAACGGCATGGACTTGCTCACATCGTAAAACACATGAAAATGCTACAGTGCCCATAACCGTACAGGGCTACCCGCCCTATATAACCAAAGGTACAATTAGTGTTGATGGAGCCACTTACACAATTTACAGTACAGCAGTCAAACCTGGGCTAGGATATATTACACGTTGGCGCTTCACTGCCAAGGGGCAAACCAGCAATTGGTATCCACTAACAATTGCTGCTTTAGGGCAACAGACTCCAGCAGAGTTTTTTAATATCAGTTATGATCCCAATAACCCGCAATGGAGTTTTGGTGTAGATGTACAAACTCGTTTTGTAAAAACTGGCGAGAACTTAACCAGTGGTAGAATCCCCCTCTTTGATCCAATATATGTCCGTCATTATCAAAGTTATAATGGCAATACCGATGCTGGGGGTGGAACCTATATGATTGCTCAATTTCGTGCTGGTCAGGTTGGCATAGAAACTGGTGGCACTTGTACAACTTCTGATGCTAACGTAACGCTTCCACCAGTAAGTCGAAGTAAATTTATTGGTATTGGTTCCACAGCAGCGCGCGCTAGTTTTGACTTAAATTTAATCAAATGTCCAGCTGGCTTAGCAAGTATTAACTATCTCTTTACGCCAACGACTTCTATCATAGATAACAGCAATGGTGTATTTGCACTAGATAATAGCTCTACCGCTAGTGGTGTAGGGCTACAATTATTAAATAATCAAGATAGCCCACTCAATTTTAATACTAAGTATCGCTTTAACGATTATAATTCCTCAGTCGGCAATGCTAATTATAAAATACCTTTACGCGTCGGAATTTATCAAACCGAAAACAATGTTAATCCAGGTAGTATTAGTGGTGCTGTTACTTTTACATTAAGCTATAAATAGGCATGAGGCATCCGAAATTGATTTTCAAGCTATCTCTACTTTTTAATATTAAAAAAATATTCTGGCTATTTATTGGGCTGTGCTTCGCGAGCACAGTTCAATCAGCAACTTATTTAAATAAAACACGGCTTATTATTCAAGAGAAAGATCCAGATGTGACATTCTCATTGACAAACCAAGGCCAGTTTCCAGCTTTGATGCAATTATGGATTGATCAAAACAATTTATTTGATCGACCTGAGTTAATAAAATCCCCATTCCTAATTACGCCTTCATTGTTTCGGTTAGATGCAAGTAAAAAATATGCTGTACGTATTCAGTTGGTTGATCAGGATGAGGCAATGGCTAAAGATAGAGAATCCTTATTCTGGCTAAATGTATTAGAAGTGCCCCCAAAACCTTTATCATCAGTGGATAGTAACTCATTACAGCTGGCATTTCGAACGCGTATTAAGTTGTTTTATCGTCCGAGTATATTGGCAACGACTAATCTAACAAACGAAATAAAAAAGCTTCAATCAGATAAAGTTAACTGTTTGTCTGGTCGTTGCTTATCATTAAAAAATCATTCGCCATTACACATCTCGTTATTAAATATCACTCTTAACGATAATCAAATCGTTAGTGATTTGCCAAATGACGGAATGATAGCTCCTTTTTCAACAATAGAAATTCCCCTAGATAATCCTGAAAACCAACTAAAAAAATTCATATGGATTGACGAGGATGGCGTTTTAAATGATGTCAATCAGCAGTAGCCAAAACTTAGCGTATTTGAACAACT from Acinetobacter pullicarnis encodes the following:
- a CDS encoding fimbrial protein, which gives rise to MKKTILINILPVLSFAGLYSSAHADGTWINCNRTDGYYQFYDSGSVQAGKDAEVGDVLGDWFTSANPTAWTCSHRKTHENATVPITVQGYPPYITKGTISVDGATYTIYSTAVKPGLGYITRWRFTAKGQTSNWYPLTIAALGQQTPAEFFNISYDPNNPQWSFGVDVQTRFVKTGENLTSGRIPLFDPIYVRHYQSYNGNTDAGGGTYMIAQFRAGQVGIETGGTCTTSDANVTLPPVSRSKFIGIGSTAARASFDLNLIKCPAGLASINYLFTPTTSIIDNSNGVFALDNSSTASGVGLQLLNNQDSPLNFNTKYRFNDYNSSVGNANYKIPLRVGIYQTENNVNPGSISGAVTFTLSYK
- a CDS encoding TonB-dependent receptor domain-containing protein, translated to MRIFKLCPLSLALLGATTSSAFAQQNSSTDATAPVQLATIVVSASGFEQDIKNAPASITVITADELEQKGITSIADALSDVPGVDIRNGQGKTGGLNIQMRGLNQAYTLILIDGQRQNTSGTVSPNGFGEFASSFMPPLASIERIEVIRGPMSTLYGSDAMGGIINIITKKVTDDWTGSVTLENSIQENSDIGNSFKTSAFLNGPLIKDKLGLQLRGDFYHRDDSERIAPPTKTMDQGSQGRDPRTVEANNYNIGTKLTYKLNDQVSSWIDLDHAEQRYDNTDSRLGEQYEYKKTGGISALGSYEDELKFMRDRISVGVDADLDFGTWTTFASQVKTKQEGRRLPVGDVPQFNYYSDGTQGRKLENTDLTIDSRFILPLNNHKLTVGAEYKDNKTIDTAAGNGIKFKQDSWSLFAEDEWSLKENLTLTFGGRYEDHSAFGGEFTPRAYLVWNTNDYWTLKGGVSTGYKVPTANDLHDGINGFTAQGRSVTLGNPNLKPEKTTNYELGFIFDNLNNFTLTTTGFYTEFKDIIISNAQSFENCLWEDRKPGTAPATNCMTVGNFSYQENFTFKGNADKAKSYGVELSAKYDINDAFNIKANYTWLESEITEGKTKGQSIENTPRHAANLTGTWFVNDKLSTWLEAEYKSKRTRFTDPMQNINTIREAEITNNELKGYELFNLGASYKVSNQVTLSGRVNNLFNKDFGDYRSYINTNGDTVNAFLYNKTTSATAGTYIPDRNYWLAVTYNF
- a CDS encoding fimbrial biogenesis chaperone; translated protein: MVTKSFLIIIILISGIFNNNALAEVSINGTRIIFNAKDNESRIQLKNNGKSPYLLQLWIDDGNPKARPGESNVPFLINPPVIRIDPEKGQAIHITAPSITLPQEKESLFWFNMLEIPPKSTATDASTNQLQLALRTRVKLFYRPNNLIPEPVEAYKNLTFSLNENILSVKNPSPYYITFSKIEIRKSKNTKILGSVEKFPEHMIAPNGEMKLPLTIKEPSEINKANLFYNVINDFGGETINKKPLDSIININ
- a CDS encoding fimbrial protein, translating into MNKFLSAISISTLSISSVFAADGLITIKGQIVDTTCTVSVNGGAKDTTVTLPKVSSSSLGASGQTAGATPFSIALSGCTGVSMSTASTHFEPGSHVDGLTGRLNNDLTAADAATNVQVELLNSKMSPIKAGAANADQNDIPVDISTGSGLLNYYAQYYATDLASPGAVSTLVNYTITYQ
- a CDS encoding fimbrial biogenesis chaperone — protein: MIFKLSLLFNIKKIFWLFIGLCFASTVQSATYLNKTRLIIQEKDPDVTFSLTNQGQFPALMQLWIDQNNLFDRPELIKSPFLITPSLFRLDASKKYAVRIQLVDQDEAMAKDRESLFWLNVLEVPPKPLSSVDSNSLQLAFRTRIKLFYRPSILATTNLTNEIKKLQSDKVNCLSGRCLSLKNHSPLHISLLNITLNDNQIVSDLPNDGMIAPFSTIEIPLDNPENQLKKFIWIDEDGVLNDVNQQ
- a CDS encoding fimbria/pilus outer membrane usher protein; the protein is MRKSCKVNDNIISSKFGLAKIAKLVIFSFFVSSNAFSKSSDNINFNKAFLRSAIDISAYSHGNPVSEGNHFIHVYVNNDLKGRTNVMFKNSEANSSVAQPCFNTKLITMLGIDTKLMTPEGLAQLESGVKCTRIGDLSHELAADYDVSTQQLKVQAPQSYLSRNAKGYINPELWDNGIPAASLQYDYNAWHSEASDNSSFSTQYLGLRGGVNWGAWRLRYRGALNWDESNSWRYNNSNIYLERAIVPLRSKLVLGESSTDGQVFDSIGFRGVMLVSDDRMKANSQRGYAPIVNGIANTNALVRVSQRGTVIYETSVPPGPFTIDDLYPTGTGGDLLVTIKEADGSERSFNVTYASISELLRPGVTHYSVMGGSFHDNGINENPEIFLATVRHGFNNLVTGYTGVLGGKYYQAVSGGVALNTPIGAISSDITYANTILNDDLKSKGHSIRFSFSKILPVVNTNITLASYRYSSSGFYNINDAMLMRSNNWDDTGWQNTGIDRKNRFQFSANQKISDTLGSISINASIQDYWNRDQRDTEYQLGYNNSFKWFNLSVNASRTKDVINNEWQNKIALGISLPLGKNSKAPYLNSTYIHEQGYQGLQNSISGSAGIDQQYNYSSYINFDKYSDTGTQTTGGISGNWTSPWARLGGNFSTSRNYQQYGMQLSGGVIAYSNGLVLTPIMGDTMAIIEAEHAGGAKINNNSSLSLDNKGKAAVPYLTPYRLNTIELNPKGLSNDIVLQETSHNSVPTAGAIVLLKYKTDIGNSVLFNVRHPVQELPFGTPLMDENNEIVGYISQGGRSFVHTKKEKGTLSLKWGTEDSQICQFNYELNIEPLEKNSLRQHDAICQ